The Henckelia pumila isolate YLH828 chromosome 2, ASM3356847v2, whole genome shotgun sequence genome includes a window with the following:
- the LOC140885412 gene encoding probable inactive receptor kinase At1g27190, which yields MDRLMSFDVSHNRLTGPLPIFLHTPFEASSFDDNPGLCGNPLNPCKSIGDPFVEVFVKGLGIGWAISFTLVTAFCSCFGIPKMTNVISVCRRNKGKEDAIAGSEVRESTMITKLDKYVTRISFQELANLTSNFCNESVIGFGKNGIMYKAFTPNGCSLAIKKLYASRNTDDKFVTEILSLGTQRHPNLLPLVGFCVEKDERFLVYK from the exons ATGGATCGTCTTATGTCGTTTGATGTCTCTCACAATAGATTGACAGGGCCCTTGCCAATTTTCTTGCATACACCTTTTGAGGCTTCTTCTTTTGATGACAATCCAGGACTTTGTGGGAATCCATTGAATCCATGTAAGAGTATAGGTGATCCATTTGTTGAGGTGTTCGTTAAAGGTCTCGGGATTGGTTGGGCAATTTCTTTCACTTTGGTTACGGCATTCTGTTCATGCTTTGGCATTCCTAAGATGACAAATGTTATTAGCGTGTGCAGAAGGAACAAGGGAAAAGAGGACGCCATTGCAGGATCTGAAGTCAGAGAATCGACTATG ATAACAAAGCTAGATAAGTACGTCACAAGAATTAGCTTTCAAGAACTGGCCAacttaacttcaaatttttgcAATGAAAGTGTTATTGGTTTCGGCAAGAATGGAATAATGTACAAAGCATTTACACCAAACGGCTGTTCCCTTGCCATCAAAAAGCTCTATGCTTCAAGAAACACAGACGATAAATTTGTCACCGAGATACTGTCTCTTGGCACACAACGGCATCCCAATTTGTTACCTCTCGTGGGCTTCTGCGTTGAAAAGGATGAAAGATTTTTGGTTTACAAGTAA
- the LOC140878299 gene encoding receptor-like serine/threonine-protein kinase At1g78530, with amino-acid sequence MNRAGVGSSKSLILSLKSVLQLDCYNEKDVYSFGLVLLELITGRTWHNADLEDKELPNGLLRQGLDETIVQFYGVAKDCVNPKTKQRPSMLQVCKRLQEIKLDFENAGDSEISILTY; translated from the coding sequence ATGAACCGAGCAGGTGTTGGTTCAAGCAAGAGTTTGATATTGAGTCTTAAGTCCGTGTTACAGCTCGACTGTTACAATGAGAAGGATGTGTATAGCTTCGGACTTGTACTACTTGAGCTCATAACAGGAAGGACATGGCATAATGCAGATTTGGAAGACAAAGAGCTGCCTAATGGCTTGCTTAGGCAAGGACTTGATGAAACGATAGTGCAATTTTATGGAGTGGCAAAAGATTGTGTGAACCCCAAAACGAAGCAAAGGCCATCAATGCTTCAGGTGTGCAAAAGGCTGCAAGAAATCAAACTGGACTTTGAAAATGCAGGGGACAGTGAGATATCAATTCTAACTTATTAA
- the LOC140881940 gene encoding UDP-rhamnose/UDP-galactose transporter 6, with translation MAPASKADKKASVDAAAWMFNVVTSVGIIIVNKALMATYGFSFATTLTGLHFVTTTLMTLVLRWLGYIQASHLPYSELLKFILFANFSIVGMNVSLMWNSVGFYQIAKLSMIPVSCLLEVVFDKIRYSRDTKLSIMVVLLGVAVCTVTDVSVNTKGFVAAFIAVWSTSLQQYYVHFLQRKYSLSSFNLLGHTAPAQAVTLLLLGPFLDYWLTNKRIDAFKFSLPSVAFLVASCTIAVGTNLSQFICIGRFTAVSFQVLGHMKTILVLILGFLFFGKEGLNLHVVFGMIIAVVGMIWYGNASSKPGGKERRSLSMSRSSQQKQGGLLESSEPDDKV, from the exons ATGGCACCTGCAAGCAAAGCTGACAAGAAGGCTTCCGTTGACGCGGCTGCATGGATGTTTAATGTAGTCACTTCAGTAGGGATCATCATTGTCAACAAGGCATTAATGGCTACTTATGGCTTCAGCTTTG CTACAACTTTAACCGGCTTACATTTTGTTACAACAACTCTCATGACGTTGGTTCTTAGATGGCTGGGTTACATCCAAGCTTCTCATCTGCCCTATTCAGAGCTTCTGAAATTCATTCTGTTTGCAAATTTCTCTATTGTTGGGATGAATGTTAGTTTAATGTGGAATTCTGTGGGGTTCTACCAG ATTGCAAAACTGAGTATGATCCCTGTTTCATGCTTACTGGAAGTTGTGTTTGATAAGATACGATATTCAAGAGACACAAAACTTAGCATCATGGTTGTTCTTCTCGGTGTTGCTGTCTGCACAGTTACAGATGTGAGTGTTAATACCAAAGGGTTTGTTGCTGCATTTATTGCAGTCTGGAGCACATCACTGCAACAATAT tACGTTCACTTTCTTCAAAGGAAGTATTCCCTCAGTTCTTTCAATCTGCTGGGGCACACTGCTCCAGCGCAGGCCGTGACTCTACTGCTGTTGGGCCCCTTTCTGGATTATTGGTTGACAAACAAAAGAATTGATGCCTTCAAGTTTAGTTTACCATCTGTG GCATTTTTAGTTGCATCGTGTACCATTGCGGTTGGAACAAATCTCAGCCAATTCATCTGCATCGGCAGATTCACAGCTGTTTCATTCCAAGTCCTTGGCCATATGAAGACCATCCTTGTACTGATTCTAGGATTCTTATTTTTCGGAAAAGAGGGTCTTAATTTACACGTTGTTTTCGGCATGATCATTGCGGTTGTTGGAATGATCTGGTATGGCAATGCCTCATCTAAACCTGGGGGTAAAGAACGGCGCAGCCTTTCAATGTCAAGAAGTAGTCAGCAAAAACAAGGAGGTTTATTAGAGTCATCTGAACCAGACGACAAGGTATAA
- the LOC140882734 gene encoding probable serine/threonine-protein kinase PBL21 isoform X1 translates to MSCFSCMSPRTKDVSDYDADMAPRSNDVYEKGKKGNSVMTPIGKESNEAAVSVARSFAFKELAVATQNFREANLIGEGGFGSVYKGRLESNMIVAVKQLNLDGLQGNQEFIVEVLMLSLLHHSNLVNLIGYCADGDQRLLVYEYMPMGSLENHLFDLEPGQEPLSWSKRLRIAVGAARGLEYLHCKANPPVIYRDLKSSNILLDNDFNVKLSDFGLAKLGPVGDNTHVSTRVMGTYGYCAPEYAMSGKLTLKSDIYSFGVVLLELITGRKAIDCSRKPGEQNLVVWSRQYLKDRRKFVEMVDPLLEGRFSVRSLHHAIAITSMCLQEQASFRPLISDIVMALEYLASRAGRFHNRTSSSPSHLDINPDSRR, encoded by the exons ATGAGTTGCTTTTCTTGCATGAGCCCTCGAACAAAGGATGTGAGTGATTATGATGCAGACATGGCTCCAAGATCCAATGATGTTTATg AGAAAGGGAAGAAGGGAAACTCTGTGATGACGCCTATAGGCAAGGAGAGCAATGAGGCAGCAGTTAGTGTGGCGAGAAGCTTCGCATTTAAGGAACTTGCGGTGGCCACTCAAAATTTCAGGGAAGCGAACTTGATCGGTGAAGGTGGTTTTGGGAGCGTATATAAAGGCCGTCTAGAATCTAACATG ATTGTTGCGGTGAAACAACTTAACCTCGATGGCCTTCAAGGGAATCAAGAATTCATTGTGGAGGTTCTCATGTTAAGCTTGCTGCACCATTCAAACCTCGTGAATTTGATCGGGTATTGTGCTGATGGTGATCAGAGACTCCTGGTTTACGAATACATGCCAATGGGTAGCCTGGAAAATCATCTATTTG ATCTAGAGCCCGGCCAAGAGCCTCTGAGTTGGAGCAAACGTCTGAGGATTGCTGTTGGTGCGGCTCGTGGCCTTGAATATCTTCACTGCAAAGCAAATCCCCCCGTAATCTACCGTGACCTTAAATCTTCGAACATACTTTTGGACAATGACTTCAATGTTAAACTGTCTGATTTTGGACTTGCGAAACTCGGACCTGTTGGTGACAACACTCATGTTTCAACTCGAGTAATGGGAACCTATGGATATTGTGCCCCCGAGTACGCCATGAGTGGCAAACTGACTCTAAAATCGGACATCTACAGCTTCGGTGTCGTTCTGTTGGAGCTTATCACTGGACGCAAAGCAATCGACTGCAGCAGGAAGCCAGGAGAGCAAAATCTGGTTGTGTGG TCACGGCAATATCTGAAGGACCGGAGGAAGTTCGTCGAGATGGTGGACCCTCTACTAGAAGGACGATTCTCGGTCAGGAGCCTGCACCATGCCATTGCAATCACTTCAATGTGCCTCCAGGAACAAGCAAGTTTCCGCCCCCTTATCAGCGACATTGTCATGGCACTCGAGTACTTAGCTTCCCGTGCAGGAAGATTTCACAACCGGACATCATCATCCCCATCTCATCTGGATATCAATCCTGATTCAAGAAGATAA
- the LOC140882733 gene encoding uncharacterized protein, which translates to MEVKRRKKGRPSKTSHLSSPPKPIIQDSSPAHTRRSTRHNPSFANFDESDEDDERKEKKVKLVVRLPQSGDKIGRKGQRDSTECDSGSASGSGPGSDSDPEPEETEGNGNKRRINAVDGGSTVAVSDQEKKFVKGTDNPNGWPLESVSTTPLPDKKLLVFILQRLQKKDTRGAFSEAVDPDELPDYHEIIKQPMDFGTVNKKLDSGAYKSLEELEADVLLICSNAMMYNPSDSIYYRQARSIQELATRDFENLRHEGDDGQPQPKVVRRGRPPGKNPKKPVETSPIDRVGPEVSSGATLASGEVKATGSNSYNLRKAPPSYNYRSMDPFVSTLRSRNGENCYELSTDWNGEFPASILRADMKYGKKHFTVDENRRDTYGQFHPLSYGSEPNVLSSSIGDVKRLVPVGLHDPLAYARSLARYAANLGPVAWKIASKKIESVLPDGVQYGPGWVGEAPSQPSPFSSENWRPPNDTVGGSRKPATPSTSDLNSAFASKGIADAVWKLNSQNETYVQGDASSWRMQFPGQQKPVYHPQRNGFTGMHEYQLSAAGVSFPPQMVETVPVNEANLPESWGTLPVDYPKEQGKIFESHAETEPWNSGKPSWQELTMQQRRNLSVPPDLNLRVPAVSPSSSLQIGSPKQQPDLALQL; encoded by the exons ATGGAGGTGAAGCGTAGGAAGAAGGGCCGCCCCTCCAAAACCTCTCATCTCTCTTCTCCTCCAAAACCCATTATCCAAGATTCCTCCCCCGCGCACACCCGTCGATCCACGCGCCATAACCCTAGTTTCGCCAATTTCGATGAATCAGACGAAGATGATGAGAGGAAGGAGAAGAAGGTCAAGCTCGTCGTTCGTTTGCCTCAATCTGGTGACAAGATTGGCCGCAAAGGCCAACGGGATTCCACCGAGTGCGATTCCGGATCCGCCTCTGGATCGGGGCCGGGTTCTGATTCTGACCCGGAACCGGAGGAGACGGAGGGTAATGGGAATAAACGCAGGATCAATGCCGTTGATGGCGGATCTACCGTTGCCGTTTCTGATCAG GAAAAAAAGTTTGTGAAAGGGACCGACAATCCAAATG GGTGGCCGTTGGAGTCTGTTTCCACAACACCTTTGCCAGACAAAAAGTTGTTGGTCTTTATTCTTCAAAGGCTTCaaaa GAAGGACACTCGTGGGGCATTCTCTGAGGCTGTGGATCCCGATGAG TTACCTGACTACCACGAGATAATAAAGCAGCCTATGGATTTTGGGACTGTGAACAAGAAACTTGATAGCGGAGCTTATAAAAGCTTGGAAGAACTGGAG gcAGATGTGCTTTTGATATGTTCAAATGCCATGATGTACAACCCATCAGACAGCATCTATTATCGGCAG GCTCGATCTATCCAAGAGCTTGCTACGAGAGACTTTGAAAATCTCAGGCATGAGGGTGATGATGGTCAACCACAGCCCAAGGTTGTGCGAAGAGGTAGACCCCCAGGAAAGAACCCAAAGAAACCTGTTGAAACGTCTCCAATAGACCGTGTTGGTCCTGAGGTTTCTTCAGGTGCAACTCTTGCCAGTGGAGAAGTTAAAGCAACTGGATCTAACTCATACAACCTAAGAAAAGCACCTCCATCATACAACTATCGTTCCATGGACCCTTTCGTGTCCACCCTTCGGTCAAGAAATGGTGAAAACTGCTATGAATTGTCCACTGATTGGAATGGTGAATTTCCAG CATCCATTTTAAGGGCTGACATGAAATATGGAAAGAAACATTTCACTGTGGATGAGAATAGGCGAGATACTTACGGGCAATTTCATCCCTTGTCTTATGGCAGTGAACCAAATGTTTTGTCGTCTTCTATTGGAGATGTGAAGCGGTTGGTGCCG GTCGGTCTTCATGACCCCCTTGCTTATGCAAGAAGTCTTGCTAGGTATGCTGCGAATCTTGGGCCTGTAGCCTGGAAAATTGCCTCGAAAAAAATCGAATCTGTCTTACCTGATGGGGTACAATATGGCCCTGGTTGGGTTGGTGAAGCACCTTCACAGCCGTCGCCTTTTTCATCTGAGAATTGGAGACCGCCGAATGATACTGTTGGTGGTTCAAGAAAACCTGCAACACCCTCAACTTCTGACTTAAATTCTGCATTTGCTTCTAAAGGAATCGCTGATGCTGTTTGGAAACTGAACAGCCAGAATGAAACATATGTTCAGGGTGATGCTTCTTCTTGGAGAATGCAATTTCCGGGTCAACAGAAACCCGTTTATCATCCTCAAAGAAACGGCTTTACTGGTATGCACGAATACCAATTATCTGCTGCAGGGGTCTCGTTCCCTCCTCAAATGGTCGAAACTGTTCCTGTAAATGAGGCTAATTTACCGGAGAGTTGGGGTACGTTACCGGTTGACTATCCCAAAGAACAAGGTAAAATCTTCGAATCACATGCAGAAACTGAACCTTGGAATTCTGGTAAACCATCTTGGCAGGAATTAACGATGCAACAGAGGCGAAATCTTTCAGTTCCTCCGGACCTGAATTTAAGAGTTCCAGCTGTTTCGCCTAGTTCTAGCTTACAAATTGGTTCCCCAAAGCAGCAGCCAGACTTGGCATTACAGCTTTAA
- the LOC140882734 gene encoding probable serine/threonine-protein kinase PBL21 isoform X2, which translates to MTPIGKESNEAAVSVARSFAFKELAVATQNFREANLIGEGGFGSVYKGRLESNMIVAVKQLNLDGLQGNQEFIVEVLMLSLLHHSNLVNLIGYCADGDQRLLVYEYMPMGSLENHLFDLEPGQEPLSWSKRLRIAVGAARGLEYLHCKANPPVIYRDLKSSNILLDNDFNVKLSDFGLAKLGPVGDNTHVSTRVMGTYGYCAPEYAMSGKLTLKSDIYSFGVVLLELITGRKAIDCSRKPGEQNLVVWSRQYLKDRRKFVEMVDPLLEGRFSVRSLHHAIAITSMCLQEQASFRPLISDIVMALEYLASRAGRFHNRTSSSPSHLDINPDSRR; encoded by the exons ATGACGCCTATAGGCAAGGAGAGCAATGAGGCAGCAGTTAGTGTGGCGAGAAGCTTCGCATTTAAGGAACTTGCGGTGGCCACTCAAAATTTCAGGGAAGCGAACTTGATCGGTGAAGGTGGTTTTGGGAGCGTATATAAAGGCCGTCTAGAATCTAACATG ATTGTTGCGGTGAAACAACTTAACCTCGATGGCCTTCAAGGGAATCAAGAATTCATTGTGGAGGTTCTCATGTTAAGCTTGCTGCACCATTCAAACCTCGTGAATTTGATCGGGTATTGTGCTGATGGTGATCAGAGACTCCTGGTTTACGAATACATGCCAATGGGTAGCCTGGAAAATCATCTATTTG ATCTAGAGCCCGGCCAAGAGCCTCTGAGTTGGAGCAAACGTCTGAGGATTGCTGTTGGTGCGGCTCGTGGCCTTGAATATCTTCACTGCAAAGCAAATCCCCCCGTAATCTACCGTGACCTTAAATCTTCGAACATACTTTTGGACAATGACTTCAATGTTAAACTGTCTGATTTTGGACTTGCGAAACTCGGACCTGTTGGTGACAACACTCATGTTTCAACTCGAGTAATGGGAACCTATGGATATTGTGCCCCCGAGTACGCCATGAGTGGCAAACTGACTCTAAAATCGGACATCTACAGCTTCGGTGTCGTTCTGTTGGAGCTTATCACTGGACGCAAAGCAATCGACTGCAGCAGGAAGCCAGGAGAGCAAAATCTGGTTGTGTGG TCACGGCAATATCTGAAGGACCGGAGGAAGTTCGTCGAGATGGTGGACCCTCTACTAGAAGGACGATTCTCGGTCAGGAGCCTGCACCATGCCATTGCAATCACTTCAATGTGCCTCCAGGAACAAGCAAGTTTCCGCCCCCTTATCAGCGACATTGTCATGGCACTCGAGTACTTAGCTTCCCGTGCAGGAAGATTTCACAACCGGACATCATCATCCCCATCTCATCTGGATATCAATCCTGATTCAAGAAGATAA